Proteins co-encoded in one Bacillus infantis NRRL B-14911 genomic window:
- a CDS encoding four-helix bundle copper-binding protein translates to MDNSYENCIKACLDCLEACEVSFKKTLEEADAGKKSEAIRLYRDSADICALTIKALESDSDFIKKYTLLCSRIVDQCAEQCKQFEQAHCMNSAEKCYICAEECRKLAA, encoded by the coding sequence ATGGATAACAGCTATGAAAATTGCATCAAAGCGTGTCTGGATTGCCTGGAAGCATGCGAGGTTTCCTTTAAGAAAACCCTGGAAGAAGCAGATGCCGGGAAAAAGTCTGAGGCAATCAGGCTGTACAGAGACAGTGCCGATATTTGCGCGCTGACAATCAAGGCGCTTGAGTCAGATAGCGATTTTATAAAAAAATATACTCTGCTCTGTTCAAGGATAGTTGATCAATGTGCAGAACAATGCAAGCAGTTTGAACAAGCTCATTGCATGAACTCTGCAGAAAAATGCTATATTTGTGCAGAAGAATGCAGAAAGCTTGCTGCTTGA
- a CDS encoding DedA family protein → MKEVIIQLFEFLSSLGYLGIALGLMAEVIPSEIVLSYGGYLVASGEIHFAGALLAGVAGGTAAQLFLYWLGYFGGRPVLERYGKFLLIKGSHLDAAEDWFNRYGTGVIFTARFIPVVRHAISIPAGIAKMPLRSFFLYTVAAIIPWTVLFLLLGMELGDHWNEVKDYAKPYLAPIIVTAAVLLAGYIAVKQRKKD, encoded by the coding sequence GTGAAGGAAGTGATCATTCAGTTATTTGAGTTCCTTTCAAGCCTCGGTTATCTGGGCATAGCCCTTGGATTGATGGCAGAAGTGATCCCCAGTGAAATTGTCCTGAGCTATGGAGGATACCTGGTTGCAAGCGGAGAGATCCATTTTGCAGGAGCTTTGCTCGCCGGGGTCGCCGGCGGCACCGCTGCCCAGCTTTTTCTTTATTGGCTCGGTTATTTTGGGGGCAGGCCCGTCCTTGAGAGATACGGCAAATTTCTGCTGATTAAAGGCAGTCATCTGGATGCTGCCGAGGACTGGTTTAACCGCTATGGAACCGGCGTCATCTTCACTGCCAGGTTCATACCTGTCGTACGGCATGCCATTTCCATACCGGCAGGAATAGCAAAGATGCCTCTCAGAAGCTTTTTTCTGTACACTGTGGCGGCCATTATCCCCTGGACAGTGCTTTTTCTCCTGCTGGGAATGGAGCTTGGCGACCATTGGAATGAAGTAAAGGATTATGCAAAACCATATCTGGCACCGATCATCGTCACCGCTGCTGTCCTTCTTGCCGGATATATTGCTGTCAAGCAACGCAAAAAAGATTGA
- a CDS encoding patatin-like phospholipase family protein, which yields MLNETGLVLEGGGMRGVYTAGVLEYFMEQDLYFPYIIGVSAGACNAASYISGQKGRNKTVNVDLVSDPRYISWRNYFRNRQFFGMDFIFDEVPNKLVPYDYDKFHNSQSEFVIGTTDCHTGEPVYFNREGYGQDVLQVLKASSSLPFIAPEIDYNSRKLLDGGISDPIPLKKAQQDGFQKNIVILTRNKGYQKKPSKFHFLVRRKYPAYTGLQKAMENRYRQYNQTLGYLAEEEQKGTTLVIQPSEPLEVGRMERNPAKLEHLYNQGYSDAKKQFGRIQSFIG from the coding sequence ATGCTCAATGAAACCGGCCTGGTGCTCGAAGGCGGCGGGATGAGGGGCGTCTATACGGCAGGCGTGCTGGAATACTTTATGGAGCAGGATCTGTATTTTCCCTACATAATAGGAGTTTCAGCGGGAGCCTGCAATGCTGCTTCCTATATCTCAGGGCAGAAAGGACGGAATAAAACCGTCAATGTGGATCTTGTCAGTGATCCCCGCTATATATCATGGCGCAATTATTTCAGGAACCGGCAATTCTTTGGAATGGATTTCATTTTTGATGAGGTCCCGAACAAGCTTGTCCCCTATGATTATGATAAGTTCCATAACAGCCAGTCGGAGTTCGTCATTGGCACAACCGACTGCCATACAGGAGAACCTGTTTATTTTAACAGGGAAGGCTACGGGCAGGATGTGCTGCAGGTGCTGAAAGCTTCGAGTTCACTGCCTTTCATTGCTCCGGAGATAGACTACAACAGCAGAAAGCTGCTGGATGGGGGAATCAGCGACCCGATTCCGCTGAAAAAAGCCCAGCAGGACGGATTCCAAAAAAATATAGTCATACTCACAAGAAATAAAGGCTATCAGAAAAAACCTTCAAAGTTCCATTTCCTTGTCAGAAGAAAATATCCAGCTTATACAGGCCTCCAAAAGGCCATGGAAAACCGCTACCGGCAATACAACCAGACACTCGGCTACCTGGCAGAGGAAGAACAGAAGGGCACCACCCTTGTCATCCAGCCATCAGAGCCGCTCGAAGTGGGAAGGATGGAAAGAAACCCAGCCAAGCTCGAACACCTCTACAACCAGGGCTACAGCGATGCCAAGAAGCAATTTGGGCGGATTCAGTCTTTTATTGGGTGA
- a CDS encoding DUF4870 domain-containing protein, producing MASLIYISSLFTTFLGPLIIWLLKKDDSELVNYHGKEYFNFLISYGVYSIISTVLMIVLIGFITIWIVGALALVFTIVAAVKAYEGNEYRIPLVFRLIK from the coding sequence ATGGCATCCCTGATTTATATATCCAGCCTGTTTACGACCTTTCTCGGGCCGCTGATCATCTGGCTTTTGAAGAAGGATGACTCGGAGCTTGTGAATTATCATGGAAAAGAGTATTTTAACTTTCTTATTTCTTATGGTGTGTACAGCATCATCAGTACCGTCCTGATGATTGTCCTTATCGGCTTCATCACCATCTGGATCGTCGGCGCTCTGGCCCTGGTCTTTACCATTGTGGCGGCAGTAAAAGCCTATGAAGGCAATGAATACAGAATACCGCTGGTTTTTCGTCTGATAAAATAA
- a CDS encoding undecaprenyl-diphosphate phosphatase, producing the protein MLSKIEALILGMIQGLTEFLPISSTGHLYLGRHLFGLDEAGLFLDTMLHVGTLLAVLVVYKDELLQIARKPFGRLSLLLAAGTVPAVIAGLLLGDLLDSLSKSGVTIWWEFLLTGFILWTADGIKKGRKKMDDISMGDAIFIGTFQAAAIFPALSRSGLTIAAGLIRKLDRETAAYFSFLLSIPAIAGGIVMQAGEMYAGHTEAIPFGSLLIATLSSALFGYAAVVWMISFLKRKSLKIFAVYVWILGFAVLALQMTGFF; encoded by the coding sequence ATGCTTTCTAAGATAGAAGCGCTAATTCTCGGCATGATCCAGGGCCTGACTGAATTTCTCCCGATTTCGAGTACCGGGCATTTATATCTCGGAAGGCACCTGTTCGGGCTTGATGAGGCTGGCCTGTTCCTTGATACCATGCTGCATGTCGGAACCTTGCTGGCAGTCCTTGTCGTTTACAAAGATGAGCTCCTCCAAATCGCCAGGAAACCTTTCGGGCGGCTTTCCCTGCTCCTTGCAGCCGGAACAGTTCCTGCCGTGATTGCAGGTCTCCTTCTCGGGGATCTTCTCGATTCATTGTCAAAGTCCGGCGTAACCATCTGGTGGGAATTTTTGCTTACCGGCTTTATCCTCTGGACTGCCGATGGAATAAAAAAAGGCAGGAAAAAGATGGACGATATCAGTATGGGGGATGCCATTTTCATTGGCACCTTCCAGGCAGCAGCCATCTTCCCCGCCCTCTCCCGCTCCGGATTGACGATTGCCGCAGGCCTCATCAGGAAACTGGATAGAGAAACGGCTGCCTATTTTTCTTTTCTTCTTTCCATTCCAGCGATAGCCGGGGGGATTGTGATGCAGGCAGGAGAAATGTATGCCGGCCATACCGAGGCCATCCCTTTTGGGAGCCTATTGATCGCAACACTCTCCTCAGCGCTGTTCGGCTATGCGGCTGTAGTCTGGATGATTTCATTTTTAAAAAGAAAATCCCTGAAGATTTTTGCTGTTTATGTATGGATTTTGGGCTTTGCTGTCCTCGCCCTTCAAATGACAGGTTTTTTTTAA